A region of Arabidopsis thaliana chromosome 5, partial sequence DNA encodes the following proteins:
- a CDS encoding F-box and associated interaction domains-containing protein (F-box and associated interaction domains-containing protein; CONTAINS InterPro DOMAIN/s: F-box domain, cyclin-like (InterPro:IPR001810), F-box domain, Skp2-like (InterPro:IPR022364), F-box associated domain, type 1 (InterPro:IPR006527), F-box associated interaction domain (InterPro:IPR017451); BEST Arabidopsis thaliana protein match is: F-box and associated interaction domains-containing protein (TAIR:AT5G41510.1); Has 1807 Blast hits to 1807 proteins in 277 species: Archae - 0; Bacteria - 0; Metazoa - 736; Fungi - 347; Plants - 385; Viruses - 0; Other Eukaryotes - 339 (source: NCBI BLink).) codes for MATTISNLPRELIEEILSRVPLRAMKAMRLTCKSWNNLSKSESFMKMHIGKAATREEKTMMVAVMPHTLALVSVVVDGVNPSTELKGQFSFLDKEFFIYRVIHYEGLLLCILKDATRIVVWNPYLGQERWIQIRYSHRPHGVDHFKYAVGYADKVSCRSVKLLRFLDYFHKASDKPFFWYEIYDFDSCLWTTLDITPHWGISWTYPRVSLKGNTYWPAREMNTKGFQDHIICFDFTSERFGPLLPLPRAQGCHVSLSCVKEEKLAVLLKHRLHHDSYEYEFEIWITTKIDVEMVSWSKFLRMDMRPKIKLPLSFYVDEEKKVFMGFDHGEYPKLFLNIIGETGFLRKLDLGVHEGHRSPCSYVPSLVQIKHPAGDKMIKQSSLEDRRFAQNSLRLAAIEKLIN; via the coding sequence ATGGCGACAACGATCTCTAATCTTCCGAGGGAGTTGATAGAGGAGATTCTTTCTAGGGTTCCCTTGAGAGCCATGAAAGCAATGAGATTAACTTGCAAAAGTTGGAACAATTTATCTAAAAGTGAGAGTTTTATGAAGATGCACATTGGTAAAGCTgcaacaagagaagagaagaccATGATGGTTGCGGTGATGCCTCACACTCTTGCTTTAGTGAGCGTTGTCGTCGACGGCGTTAATCCATCTACAGAGCTTAAAGGTCAGTTTAGTTTCCTTGACAAGGAATTCTTTATATATCGAGTCATCCACTATGAGGGTTTGCTGTTATGTATTTTGAAAGACGCTACTAGGATTGTGGTTTGGAATCCGTATTTGGGGCAAGAAAGGTGGATCCAAATCAGATATTCTCACCGTCCACATGGTGTAGACCATTTCAAATATGCTGTTGGATACGCCGACAAGGTATCTTGTCGTAGCGTTAAATTACTGAGGTTTTTAGATTATTTCCACAAAGCATCCgataaaccatttttttggtatgaaatcTACGATTTTGACTCTTGTTTATGGACAACTCTTGATATCACTCCACATTGGGGTATATCTTGGACTTACCCTAGAGTTTCCCTTAAGGGAAACACTTACTGGCCTGCTAGAGAAATGAACACAAAAGGTTTCCAAGATCACataatctgttttgattttacaagtGAGAGATTTGGTCCGCTTCTACCTCTACCTAGGGCTCAAGGATGTCATGTGAGTTTATCTTgtgttaaagaagagaagcttgcaGTTTTACTTAAGCACCGGCTGCACCACGATTCATACGAATATGAGTTTGAGATATGGATTACGACTAAGATTGACGTCGAAATGGTGTCGTGGAGCAAGTTCTTGAGAATGGATATGAGACCTAAGATAAAGCTTCCACTTAGTTTCTACGTTgacgaagagaagaaagttttCATGGGTTTTGATCATGGGGAATATCCCAAGTTATTTCTTAACATCATTGGAGAGACTGGATTCTTAAGAAAATTGGATCTCGGAGTACATGAAGGCCACCGTTCGCCATgctcttatgttccaagtttggtCCAAATCAAGCATCCTGCAGGagacaaaatgataaaacaaagtAGTTTAGAAGACCGTCGATTTGCTCAAAACAGTTTGAGACTTGCTGCAATTGAAAAGCTCATCAATTAG
- the GLA1 gene encoding Folylpolyglutamate synthetase family protein (GLOBULAR ARREST1 (GLA1); FUNCTIONS IN: dihydrofolate synthase activity; INVOLVED IN: one-carbon metabolic process, embryo development ending in seed dormancy; LOCATED IN: mitochondrial matrix; EXPRESSED IN: 22 plant structures; EXPRESSED DURING: 13 growth stages; CONTAINS InterPro DOMAIN/s: Mur ligase, central (InterPro:IPR013221), Folylpolyglutamate synthetase, conserved site (InterPro:IPR018109), Mur ligase, C-terminal (InterPro:IPR004101), Folylpolyglutamate synthetase (InterPro:IPR001645); BEST Arabidopsis thaliana protein match is: DHFS-FPGS homolog B (TAIR:AT5G05980.2); Has 8245 Blast hits to 8243 proteins in 2505 species: Archae - 47; Bacteria - 5105; Metazoa - 156; Fungi - 354; Plants - 131; Viruses - 0; Other Eukaryotes - 2452 (source: NCBI BLink).) produces the protein MRTLWNHFSTISYIKISPRMRRISAANLISNRNLSTISSTEDPELRDFVGFLESLKNYEKSGVPKGAGTDSDDGFDLGRMKRLMLRLRNPHYKYKVVHVAGTKGKGSTSAFLSNILRAGGYSVGCYSSPHILSIKERISCNGEPVSASTLNDLFYSVKPILEQSIQEENGSLSHFEILTGIAFSLFEKENVDIAVIEAGLGGARDATNVIESSNLAASVITTIGEEHMAALGGSLESIAEAKSGIIKHGRPVVLGGPFLPHIEGILRSKAASVSSSVILASNIGSSSSIKGIINKNGIGLCQSCDIVIQNEKDDQPIVELSDVNLRMLGHHQLQNAVTATCVSLCLRDQGCGRVTDEAIRIGLENTRLLGRSQFLTPKEAETLLLPGATVLLDGAHTKESARALKEMIKKDFPEKRLVFVVAMASDKDHVSFAKELLSGLKPEAVILTEADIGGGKIRSTESSVLKESWIKAADELGSRSMEASENKTVLGSLKLAYKILSDDTTSSDSGMVIVTGSLHIVSSVLASLQH, from the exons ATGAGGACACTCTGGAATCACTTTAGTACCATTTCCTATATCAAAATTTCTCCGAGAATGAGAAGAATTTCTGCAGCAAATTTGATCTCAAATCGAAATCTTTCAACCATTTCTTCTACTGAAGATCCCGAGCTCAGAGATTTTGTGGGATTTTTAGAATCTCTCAAAAACTATGAGAAATCAGGTGTACCAAAAGGAGCTGGAACTGATTCTGATGATGGATTCGATCTGGGTCGAATGAAACGTCTCATGCTTCGCCTCCGTAATCCTCATTACAAATACAAG GTTGTTCATGTTGCTGGAACTAAGGGAAAAGGATCAACTTCTGCTTTTCTCTCTAATATCTTACGAGCTGGAGGATATTCTGTTGGTTGTTATTCTAG CCCACATATTCTGAGTATCAAAGAACGGATTTCTTGTAATGGAGAACCTGTCTCTGCTTCCACTCTTAATGATCTTTTCTATTCAGTCAAACCGATTCTTGAACAGTCTATTCAAGAGGAAAATGGTTCTTTGAGTCATTTTGAG ATTCTCACTGGGATAGCCTTCTCTTTatttgaaaaggaaaatgtCGACATTGCGGTTATAGAG GCTGGGCTAGGAGGAGCTCGAGACGCTACAAATGTCATTGAAAGTTCAAATCTTGCTGCATCGGTCATAACAACGATAGGTGAGGAACACATGGCAGCACTTGGGGGTTCCTTGGAAAGTATAGCAGAGGCTAAATCTGGAATTATTAAACACGGTCGCCCA GTGGTTTTAGGTGGACCGTTTCTTCCTCATATCGAGGGCATTCTCCGTTCTAAAGCAGCTTCAGTGTCGTCATCGGTTATTTTGGCATCTAATATTGGATCTAGTTCTTCAATCAAAGGCATCATTAACAAAAATGGGATCGGGCTTTGCCAGTCCTGTGACATCGTGATACAGAATGAGAAAGATGATCAACCA ATTGTTGAGCTTAGTGATGTAAACCTACGTATGCTTGGACATCACCAGCTCCAAAATGCTGTTACTGCCACATGTGTGTCTCTTTGTCTTCGCGATCAAG GATGTGGGAGAGTGACAGATGAAGCAATTAGGATTGGTTTAGAGAACACTCGTTTACTTGGGAGAAGTCAGTTTCTGACACCAAAAGAAGCAGAGACTTTACTATTACCCGGAGCAACAGTGCTTCTTGATGGAG CTCACACCAAAGAGTCAGCGCGAGCCCTCAAGGAGATGATAAAGAAGGATTTTCCAGAGAAAAGATTGGTATTTGTGGTTGCCATGGCTAGTGACAAAGATCATGTGTCCTTTGCAAAAGAACTTCTCTCAGGTCTAAAACCAGAAGCAGTGATTCTAACAGAAGCTGACATCGGTGGAGGTAAGATTAGATCAACGGAGTCTTCGGTGTTGAAAGAATCATGGATAAAAGCTGCTGATGAATTGGGGTCAAGGTCTATGGAAgcttcagaaaacaaaactgtgTTGGGTTCCTTAAAGCTTGCCTACAAGATACTCAGCGATGACACAACAAGTAGTGACTCAGGAATGGTTATAGTCACGGGTTCGCTTCACATTGTATCTTCAGTCTTAGCTTCTCTTCAACATTAA
- the RPS10B gene encoding RNA binding Plectin/S10 domain-containing protein (RNA binding Plectin/S10 domain-containing protein; FUNCTIONS IN: structural constituent of ribosome; INVOLVED IN: translation; LOCATED IN: cytosolic small ribosomal subunit, cytosolic ribosome, cell wall, chloroplast; EXPRESSED IN: 25 plant structures; EXPRESSED DURING: 16 growth stages; CONTAINS InterPro DOMAIN/s: Plectin/S10, N-terminal (InterPro:IPR005326); BEST Arabidopsis thaliana protein match is: RNA binding Plectin/S10 domain-containing protein (TAIR:AT4G25740.1); Has 1807 Blast hits to 1807 proteins in 277 species: Archae - 0; Bacteria - 0; Metazoa - 736; Fungi - 347; Plants - 385; Viruses - 0; Other Eukaryotes - 339 (source: NCBI BLink).) — MIISETNRREISKYLFKEGVLFAKKDFNLPQHPLIESVPNLQVIKLMQSFKSKEYVRETFAWMHYYWFLTNEGIDFLRTYLNLPSEIVPATLKKQQKPLGRPFGGGGDRPRGPPRGDGERRFGDRDGYRGGPKSGGEYGDKAGAPADYQPGFRGGAGGARQGFGRGAGGFGGGAAGSDLP, encoded by the exons ATG ATCATATCAGAGACTAACCGCCGTGAGATCTCCAAGTACCTCTTCAAAG AGGGTGTTTTGTTTGCTAAAAAGGATTTCAACTTACCACAACATCCTTTGATTGAGAGTGTTCCAAATCTGCAAGTTATCAAGTTGATGCAGAGTTTCAAATCTAAGGAATATGTGAGAGAGACCTTTGCTTGGATGCATTACTACTGGTTCCTCACAAATGAAGGTATTGACTTTCTCAGGACTTACCTTAATCTCCCATCTGAGATTGTTCCTGCTACTTTGAAGAAGCAACAGAAGCCTCTTGGTCGACCTTTTGGAGGTGGTGGTGACCGTCCCCG TGGCCCTCCTCGTGGTGATGGAGAGAGGAGGTTTGGTGACAGAGATGGATACCGTGGAGGTCCTAAATCAGGTGGAGAGTATGGTGACAAGGCTGGAGCACCTGCTGATTACCAGCCTGGCTTCAGG GGTGGAGCTGGTGGAGCTAGGCAAGGGTTTGGTCGTGGAGCTGGTGGTTTCGGTGGTGGTGCTGCTGGATCTGATCTTCCTTGA
- a CDS encoding F-box associated ubiquitination effector family protein (F-box associated ubiquitination effector family protein; CONTAINS InterPro DOMAIN/s: F-box domain, cyclin-like (InterPro:IPR001810), F-box domain, Skp2-like (InterPro:IPR022364), F-box associated domain, type 1 (InterPro:IPR006527), F-box associated interaction domain (InterPro:IPR017451); BEST Arabidopsis thaliana protein match is: F-box and associated interaction domains-containing protein (TAIR:AT5G41510.1); Has 1807 Blast hits to 1807 proteins in 277 species: Archae - 0; Bacteria - 0; Metazoa - 736; Fungi - 347; Plants - 385; Viruses - 0; Other Eukaryotes - 339 (source: NCBI BLink).): protein MATMITNLRRDLIEEIISRVPLRSMKAVRLTCKSWNNISKSEIFTKMQIDKATTREGKTMMISVMPHNLSLMSVAVDDVDPSVEFKGQLSFLCNQVSIHKVIHCEGLLLCFLKDHTRVVVWNPYSGQTRWVKLRYPHPPSPSKWDWFRYALGYEDKGSCRSVKFLRFLDYLPEEPENQNVCYEIYDFDSDLWTTLDVTSHSWICYSSCGVFLKGNAYWPVVKSSSEANIDHIIYFDFTRESFGPPLPLPFGATDRGYSYVNLSCVKEEKLAAFFQHYISYKYEFEIWVTTKIEAEMVSWSKFLRMDLGPNIDIPITFFIDEEKKVFMGFEHREYPKRFINIIGEAKYLRKLDLQVPQGQYCCPPLCSYVPSSIQIKKPALRQKDRAK from the coding sequence atGGCGACAATGATCACCAATCTTCGAAGGGATTTGATAGAGGAGATTATATCTAGGGTTCCCTTGAGATCTATGAAAGCAGTAAGATTAACTTGCAAAAGTTGGAATAATATATCCAAAAGTGAGATCTTCACGAAGATGCAGATTGATAAAGCAACAACTAGAGAAGGGAAGACTATGATGATATCGGTGATGCCTCACAATCTTTCTTTAATGAGCGTCGCCGTCGACGACGTTGATCCATCCGTAGAGTTTAAAGGTCAGCttagttttctttgtaatcAAGTCAGTATACATAAAGTTATCCATTGTGAGGGTTTGTTGTTATGCTTCTTGAAAGACCATACTAGGGTTGTGGTTTGGAATCCGTATTCCGGGCAAACAAGGTGGGTCAAACTCAGATATCCCCACCCTCCAAGTCCAAGCAAATGGGATTGGTTCAGATATGCCCTTGGATACGAGGATAAAGGATCTTGTCGTAGCGTTAAATTCTTAAGgtttttagattatttacCTGAAGAAccagaaaaccaaaatgtttgCTATGAAATCTATGATTTTGACTCTGATTTATGGACAACTCTTGATGTCACTTCACACTCGTGGATATGTTATTCTAGCTGTGGCGTGTTTCTCAAGGGAAACGCTTACTGGCCTGTTGTAAAAAGTAGCTCAGAAGCTAACATCGATCACATAATCTATTTTGACTTTACAAGAGAGAGTTTCGGGCCGCCTCTACCTTTACCGTTTGGCGCTACAGATCGTGGATATTCATATGTGAATTTATCTTgtgttaaagaagagaagcttgcaGCTTTTTTTCAGCACTacatttcatataaatatgaatttgAGATATGGGTTACGACTAAGATTGAGGCCGAAATGGTGTCGTGGAGCAAATTCTTGAGAATGGATTTGGGACCTAATATAGATATTCCAATTACTTTCTTCATtgacgaggagaagaaagttttCATGGGTTTTGAGCATAGAGAATATCCCAAGAGATTTATTAACATCATCGGAGAGGctaaatatttaagaaaattggaTCTCCAAGTACCTCAAGGCCAATACTGTTGCCCACCTTTGTgctcttatgttccaagttcgatccaaatcaagaaacctGCACTGAGGCAAAAAGATAGAGCAAAATAG
- a CDS encoding F-box and associated interaction domains-containing protein (F-box and associated interaction domains-containing protein; CONTAINS InterPro DOMAIN/s: F-box domain, cyclin-like (InterPro:IPR001810), F-box domain, Skp2-like (InterPro:IPR022364), F-box associated domain, type 1 (InterPro:IPR006527), F-box associated interaction domain (InterPro:IPR017451); BEST Arabidopsis thaliana protein match is: F-box and associated interaction domains-containing protein (TAIR:AT5G41500.1); Has 1807 Blast hits to 1807 proteins in 277 species: Archae - 0; Bacteria - 0; Metazoa - 736; Fungi - 347; Plants - 385; Viruses - 0; Other Eukaryotes - 339 (source: NCBI BLink).) gives MATMISNLPRDLIEEIFSRVPLTSMKAVRLTCKSWNNLSKSESFTKVHIGRAATREEKTMIVDVMPHKLNLMSIVIDDVTPSAEFKGQFSLLHKNYRINQVLHYEGLLLCIMKDPTRIVVWNPYLGQTRWIQLRYFHRPHGIDHFRYALGYADKESCSSLKFLRFLDYFYKAPEEEFFWYEIYDFDSGLWTTLNVTPHWGIYSTCPCVSLKGNTYWPAKERSTQGFQDYIIRFDFTRERFGPLLALPTDRESSFVSLSCVKEEKLAALFKHRLHHDSYEYEFEIWITTKIEVEMVSWSKFLRMDMRPKMELPLTFYIDEEKKVFMGFDHGEYPKLLFLNVVGETGFLRKFENIQYRSPCSYVPSLVQVKKLARDRLRKQRSLENRRFAQNILRLARNGKS, from the coding sequence ATGGCGACGATGATCTCCAATCTTCCAAGGGATTTGATAGAGGAGATTTTTTCTAGGGTTCCCTTGACATCTATGAAAGCAGTGAGATTAACTTGCAAAAGTTGGAACAATTTATCTAAAAGTGAGAGCTTTACGAAGGTGCACATTGGTAGAGCAgcaacaagagaagagaagactATGATAGTCGATGTGATGCCTCACAAACTTAATTTAATGAGTATTGTCATCGACGACGTTACTCCATCTGCAGAGTTTAAAGGTCAGTTTAGTTTACTTCACAAGAACTACCGTATAAATCAAGTCTTACACTATGAGGGTTTGTTGTTATGCATTATGAAAGATCCTACTAGGATTGTGGTTTGGAATCCGTATTTGGGACAAACAAGGTGGATCCAACTCAGGTATTTTCACCGTCCACATGGAATAGACCATTTCAGATATGCTCTCGGATACGCGGATAAGGAATCTTGTAGTAGCCTTAAATTCTTAAGgtttttagattatttctACAAAGCACCCGAAGAggaatttttttggtatgaaatcTACGATTTTGACTCTGGTTTATGGACAACTCTTAATGTCACTCCACACTGGGGTATTTATTCGACTTGCCCTTGTGTTTCCCTTAAGGGAAACACTTACTGGCCTGCTAAAGAAAGGAGCACACAAGGTTTCCAAGATTATATAATCCGTTTCGATTTtacaagagagagatttggacCCCTTCTAGCTCTGCCTACGGATCGTGAATCTTCATTTGTGAGTTTATCTTgtgttaaagaagagaagcttgcaGCTTTATTTAAGCACCGGCTGCACCATGATTCATACGAATATGAGTTTGAGATATGGATTACGACTAAGATTGAGGTCGAAATGGTTTCGTGGAGCAAGTTCTTGAGAATGGATATGAGACCTAAGATGGAGCTTCCACTTACTTTCTACATTgacgaagagaagaaagttttCATGGGATTTGATCATGGAGAATATCCCAAGTTATTATTTCTTAACGTCGTTGGAGAGACTGGATTCTTAAGAAAATTCGAGAATATCCAATACCGTTCGCCATgctcttatgttccaagtttggtCCAAGTCAAGAAACTTGCACGAGACAGACTGAGAAAACAACGTAGTTTAGAAAACCGTCGATTTGCTCAAAACATTTTGAGACTTGCGCGCAATGGAAAAAGCTAA
- a CDS encoding Nuclear transport factor 2 (NTF2) family protein (Nuclear transport factor 2 (NTF2) family protein; FUNCTIONS IN: molecular_function unknown; INVOLVED IN: biological_process unknown; EXPRESSED IN: cultured cell; BEST Arabidopsis thaliana protein match is: Nuclear transport factor 2 (NTF2) family protein (TAIR:AT1G71480.1); Has 94 Blast hits to 92 proteins in 28 species: Archae - 0; Bacteria - 14; Metazoa - 0; Fungi - 0; Plants - 72; Viruses - 0; Other Eukaryotes - 8 (source: NCBI BLink).), giving the protein MASMVNVTSIIVTRNLITKFKTPRLKLDLPSLQHSSQLNAIKNDPIKMINKYASRRNIVVSCLDRPNSRPNQISGYDAVMKFYSSINEKNQDQLSSCISSDCFIDDFSFPKPFRGKQEAMEFFEELVKSMGQNVKFCVENVCEGDGHSAAVNWHLEWKGRKIPFTRGCSFYEFIDEGGRLVIRNARILIESPIKPGGITLSLLKNITFLFDEFPKGAELFLEKPYAIIQAAIRIYGLFLAPLINHVMASYLKLLSNMAEFFLLVVKIIIKIRNLFFK; this is encoded by the exons ATGGCCTCCATGGTTAATGTTACGAGTATAATAGTTACGAGAAATCTCATcaccaaattcaaaactccACGGCTCAAACTAGATCTACCTTCTCTACAACATTCTAGCCAGTTGAATGCAATCAAGAATGATccaataaaaatgataaataagtACGCTTCAAGGAGAAATATCGTGGTTTCATGTTTGGATCGACCTAACTCTAGGCCGAATCAAATCTCTGGGTATGATGCtgttatgaaattttattcCTCTATAAACGAGAAGAATCAAGACCAATTAAGTAGTTGCATCTCCAGCGATTGTTTTATCGATGATTTCTCCTTTCCAAAGCCTTTTCGAGGGAAACAA GAAGCTATGGAGTTCTTCGAAGAACTTGTGAAGAGTATGGGACAAAACGTTAAGTTTTGTGTTGAAAATGTGTGTGAAGGTGATGGACATAGTGCTGCTGTTAATTGGCATCTTG AATGGAAAGGACGAAAAATTCCCTTTACAAGAGGATGTAGCTTCTATGAATTTATAGATGAAGGAGGAAGACTGGTTATAAG aaacgCGAGGATTTTGATTGAATCGCCAATTAAACCGGGAGGAATAACATTG AGCCTGTTAAAGAACATCACCTTCTTGTTCGACGAATTTCCAAAAGGAGCTGAGT TGTTTTTGGAAAAACCTTATGCTATAATCCAAGCAGCAATTCGAATTTATGGACTATTTTTGGCGCCACTCATAAACCATGTAATGGCAAGCTACCTGaagcttctaagcaatatggCCGAATTCTTCTTATTGGTCGTCAAAATTATCATCAAAATTCGaaacctcttcttcaaatag
- the RPS10B gene encoding RNA binding Plectin/S10 domain-containing protein (RNA binding Plectin/S10 domain-containing protein; FUNCTIONS IN: structural constituent of ribosome; INVOLVED IN: translation; LOCATED IN: cytosolic ribosome, cytosolic small ribosomal subunit, chloroplast; EXPRESSED IN: 24 plant structures; EXPRESSED DURING: 16 growth stages; CONTAINS InterPro DOMAIN/s: Plectin/S10, N-terminal (InterPro:IPR005326); BEST Arabidopsis thaliana protein match is: RNA binding Plectin/S10 domain-containing protein (TAIR:AT4G25740.1); Has 5348 Blast hits to 3413 proteins in 496 species: Archae - 0; Bacteria - 797; Metazoa - 2352; Fungi - 518; Plants - 946; Viruses - 57; Other Eukaryotes - 678 (source: NCBI BLink).), translating into MQSFKSKEYVRETFAWMHYYWFLTNEGIDFLRTYLNLPSEIVPATLKKQQKPLGRPFGGGGDRPRGPPRGDGERRFGDRDGYRGGPKSGGEYGDKAGAPADYQPGFRGGAGGARQGFGRGAGGFGGGAAGSDLP; encoded by the exons ATGCAGAGTTTCAAATCTAAGGAATATGTGAGAGAGACCTTTGCTTGGATGCATTACTACTGGTTCCTCACAAATGAAGGTATTGACTTTCTCAGGACTTACCTTAATCTCCCATCTGAGATTGTTCCTGCTACTTTGAAGAAGCAACAGAAGCCTCTTGGTCGACCTTTTGGAGGTGGTGGTGACCGTCCCCG TGGCCCTCCTCGTGGTGATGGAGAGAGGAGGTTTGGTGACAGAGATGGATACCGTGGAGGTCCTAAATCAGGTGGAGAGTATGGTGACAAGGCTGGAGCACCTGCTGATTACCAGCCTGGCTTCAGG GGTGGAGCTGGTGGAGCTAGGCAAGGGTTTGGTCGTGGAGCTGGTGGTTTCGGTGGTGGTGCTGCTGGATCTGATCTTCCTTGA